The Nitrospirota bacterium genome includes a window with the following:
- a CDS encoding molybdenum cofactor guanylyltransferase, which translates to MEIDVTGILLAGGKSRRMGEDKRHLLVGEQTLLERGLAVLRSVFQDVLVVIAQDSPPLDVEAHVVRDLVPDCGSLGGLYTGLMQATTPYIFVVACDMPFLDPAVIAQFTSRRANADIVMAKLASRMHPMHALYSKRCLPVVERMIQARQLKIQEMVSDRSLHVRYVTEDDLRAIDPSGRSFQNVNTPADLEVARSLLSQLPPPKPV; encoded by the coding sequence ATGGAGATCGATGTAACCGGCATTCTGCTCGCCGGGGGCAAAAGCCGGAGAATGGGTGAGGATAAGCGGCATCTCCTTGTGGGGGAACAGACCCTCCTTGAGCGAGGGCTGGCAGTGCTCCGCTCAGTCTTTCAGGATGTCCTGGTGGTCATTGCGCAGGACAGCCCTCCGCTCGACGTCGAAGCGCACGTGGTGCGCGACCTGGTCCCTGATTGCGGCAGCCTCGGTGGGCTCTACACGGGGCTAATGCAGGCCACCACGCCCTATATATTTGTCGTGGCCTGCGACATGCCGTTTCTCGATCCGGCAGTCATTGCCCAATTCACGAGCCGGCGAGCCAACGCTGACATCGTGATGGCGAAGCTTGCCTCCCGCATGCATCCGATGCATGCCTTGTATAGCAAGCGATGTTTGCCTGTCGTTGAACGGATGATTCAGGCGCGACAGCTCAAGATCCAGGAGATGGTATCGGACCGGTCTCTCCATGTGCGCTATGTGACTGAGGATGATCTCCGGGCTATCGACCCTTCCGGACGTTCCTTCCAGAACGTGAATACTCCAGCAGACCTGGAGGTGGCACGGTCACTGCTGTCTCAGTTGCCTCCACCCAAGCCCGTATAG
- a CDS encoding c-type cytochrome → MKNSFSLKAGMLLTAAFGVILVAGSTGSLAFADEALPEGFKKGELAPEPAADMIEAGKRVYFTKCVWCHGVDGAGDGPGADRLWPRPRNFNQGTFKIRRTASGELPLFDAKKPVPGQNDLFETVTHGLPGSAMPSWEGILTEEQRLQVLSFVTTQLVKDRKFTDKQSEAQTVLQLDDLKPIPATEESVKKGAELVKEKKCVECHGTDGRGDGNAFNLKDDWGFSIQPADWHKCWNFRGSRQDPYNVKNIFRTFSTGINGTPMPSFADNSTVEERWHIANFVNSLCEREADGTPLAIDPLADKPKINFVVSSGVVEGEIPADPEHELWKNRARRYVAMGGQITHKPRNFVNRIDDIWVKSLYNDKHVVFMFQWDDRTKSVATGKLPWAPTEVNIDVKEQDPKTGEEGSIAAHQNNYTVYNDAIAMETAVKWKELPAPIKPRYLFGSNEQYPVDIVKWEADGSLRAFEGTGWDKDFAERDTYEENIKVLHSEWKDGRWTVIIQRPLGNKKDQDYDEDTFFEMGQYIPTVFFAWDGHNGDAGRKMAVSAFYYTFLEPPTPREAYIYPVVIAFGVVLLEGWVLTRRSNKRKGKTL, encoded by the coding sequence ATGAAGAATTCGTTTAGTCTGAAGGCAGGAATGCTCCTCACAGCTGCCTTTGGAGTCATCCTGGTCGCCGGAAGCACCGGGAGCCTAGCGTTTGCCGACGAGGCCCTTCCTGAGGGCTTCAAGAAAGGCGAATTAGCGCCTGAGCCTGCTGCCGATATGATCGAAGCAGGAAAGCGGGTCTACTTCACCAAGTGCGTGTGGTGTCACGGAGTCGATGGCGCGGGCGATGGCCCAGGCGCCGATCGTCTCTGGCCTCGTCCCCGCAACTTCAACCAGGGGACGTTCAAGATTCGGCGCACGGCCAGCGGTGAGTTGCCGTTGTTCGATGCCAAGAAGCCTGTCCCTGGCCAGAATGACCTGTTTGAGACCGTGACTCACGGTCTCCCGGGTTCTGCCATGCCATCCTGGGAAGGCATCCTGACGGAAGAGCAACGACTCCAAGTACTGTCTTTCGTCACCACCCAGCTGGTGAAGGACCGGAAGTTTACCGACAAGCAGTCCGAAGCTCAGACTGTGTTGCAGCTGGACGATCTGAAGCCGATTCCTGCGACAGAGGAGAGCGTGAAAAAGGGCGCGGAGCTCGTTAAAGAGAAGAAGTGCGTCGAGTGTCACGGCACGGATGGCCGTGGCGACGGCAACGCGTTCAATCTGAAGGACGACTGGGGCTTCTCGATCCAGCCTGCTGACTGGCACAAGTGCTGGAACTTCAGAGGCAGCCGGCAAGATCCCTATAACGTCAAGAACATTTTCCGGACGTTTTCGACCGGAATCAACGGGACCCCGATGCCCTCGTTTGCTGACAACAGCACGGTTGAAGAACGGTGGCACATTGCCAACTTCGTGAACTCGCTGTGTGAGCGCGAAGCTGACGGTACGCCTCTCGCCATCGACCCGTTGGCGGACAAGCCGAAGATCAATTTCGTGGTGTCCTCAGGGGTGGTCGAAGGAGAGATTCCTGCTGATCCAGAGCATGAACTGTGGAAGAACCGGGCTCGCCGGTATGTCGCGATGGGCGGGCAGATCACCCATAAGCCAAGAAATTTCGTGAACCGGATCGACGATATCTGGGTGAAGTCGCTCTATAACGACAAGCATGTCGTGTTCATGTTCCAGTGGGACGACCGGACGAAGAGCGTCGCCACAGGGAAGTTGCCTTGGGCTCCGACCGAGGTCAACATCGATGTGAAGGAACAGGACCCGAAGACGGGCGAAGAGGGTTCAATCGCCGCGCATCAGAACAACTACACGGTCTACAACGATGCGATCGCCATGGAAACTGCTGTGAAGTGGAAAGAGCTTCCAGCCCCGATTAAGCCGCGGTATTTGTTCGGCAGCAACGAACAGTACCCAGTCGACATTGTGAAGTGGGAAGCCGACGGTTCCCTCCGTGCCTTTGAGGGCACGGGCTGGGACAAGGACTTCGCAGAACGCGATACGTACGAAGAGAACATCAAAGTCCTTCACTCGGAGTGGAAGGATGGCCGATGGACGGTGATCATTCAACGTCCGTTGGGCAACAAGAAGGATCAGGATTACGACGAAGATACCTTCTTCGAAATGGGACAGTACATTCCTACCGTGTTCTTCGCCTGGGATGGCCACAACGGTGACGCAGGACGGAAGATGGCCGTGTCGGCCTTCTACTACACGTTCCTGGAGCCGCCGACGCCTCGCGAAGCCTACATCTACCCAGTTGTGATCGCCTTCGGGGTGGTCTTGCTGGAAGGTTGGGTTCTCACCAGACGCTCGAACAAGCGGAAGGGAAAGACCCTCTAA
- a CDS encoding nitric oxide reductase: MGDLINEAISIGWPLLALLASLFVYSLVTISDPAAKKRATFKLFIGMIGAFMLLLAIAHYKTSFYDANRMLPVSLVLITAMCFMMGIYFPNQAALLKIGGFMFFVAAGLSGYGNWLPQVEGGFPPKEEKIQFESMTAQQLADEGEKIIFGGIGQNKVQGAIGKGQCPLCHAFHKGMLGERAPNLDGLPERAGKERLEDPKYSKGKPLAREYAQKESFPGAGTAENGQEYIAESHSCPSCYVVAGYGVKGTNDKESPMPAIHKPPISLSLPELAAVDTWLYIREGRDAPTYEEIIKSYEKFVPEADRPKQQDDKAAGAPSALMADGTEPVDQIFAKAQCVACHTIPGIPGAVGTIGPKLEEGTNAPLRIKSADYKGGAKTVPDYIMESIVSPSAYVVKPFPDNTMPKVFGQKLSAGALKKIVDYLSQVKAGSPPPKIS, encoded by the coding sequence GTGGGCGATCTGATAAATGAAGCGATCTCAATAGGGTGGCCGCTGCTCGCGCTTCTCGCGAGTCTCTTCGTGTATTCCCTGGTAACTATCAGCGATCCCGCTGCAAAGAAACGCGCGACGTTCAAGCTCTTTATTGGCATGATTGGCGCGTTCATGTTGTTGTTGGCAATCGCGCACTACAAGACGAGCTTTTACGACGCGAACCGGATGTTGCCGGTTTCGCTGGTGCTCATCACCGCCATGTGTTTCATGATGGGAATTTATTTCCCTAACCAGGCTGCGTTGCTGAAGATCGGTGGCTTCATGTTCTTTGTCGCCGCTGGCCTGTCAGGATATGGGAATTGGCTGCCGCAGGTTGAAGGCGGCTTTCCCCCCAAAGAAGAAAAGATTCAGTTTGAGTCGATGACGGCGCAGCAGCTGGCCGACGAAGGCGAAAAGATCATCTTCGGCGGCATCGGGCAAAACAAGGTGCAGGGCGCAATCGGAAAAGGGCAGTGTCCGCTCTGCCACGCGTTCCACAAGGGTATGTTGGGCGAGCGCGCCCCAAACCTTGACGGCCTTCCTGAGCGTGCGGGCAAAGAGCGCTTAGAGGATCCGAAGTACAGCAAGGGCAAGCCGCTGGCCAGAGAATATGCGCAGAAGGAGTCCTTTCCTGGGGCTGGGACTGCAGAGAATGGCCAGGAGTATATCGCTGAATCCCATTCCTGCCCGAGCTGTTACGTCGTTGCAGGGTATGGCGTCAAGGGCACGAACGATAAAGAGAGCCCGATGCCTGCCATCCACAAGCCTCCGATCTCGTTGAGTCTCCCGGAGTTGGCCGCCGTGGACACCTGGTTGTATATCCGCGAAGGACGCGATGCTCCGACATACGAAGAGATCATCAAGTCGTATGAAAAGTTTGTTCCAGAGGCGGATCGGCCAAAGCAGCAGGACGATAAGGCAGCTGGGGCACCCAGCGCTTTGATGGCGGACGGCACGGAGCCGGTCGATCAGATTTTTGCAAAGGCCCAGTGCGTAGCCTGCCACACGATCCCCGGCATCCCGGGCGCGGTCGGCACCATCGGTCCGAAGCTCGAAGAGGGGACGAATGCCCCGCTTCGCATCAAGAGTGCGGACTATAAGGGCGGCGCAAAGACCGTTCCGGACTACATCATGGAGTCGATCGTGTCACCGAGCGCCTATGTGGTGAAGCCATTCCCGGATAATACGATGCCGAAGGTGTTCGGGCAGAAGCTCAGCGCCGGGGCGTTGAAAAAGATCGTCGATTATCTGTCTCAGGTGAAGGCGGGATCGCCGCCGCCGAAGATTTCATAA
- a CDS encoding cytochrome ubiquinol oxidase subunit I, with protein MGLVAGKKLFSIMALCAMIGLLLLPIAVSLPSLAMGTDAPDAVKKDGEAKVEKGRDVYYKTEGIVAGAPAPKTVDGPRDYPRYNFESRVLLWFANQQHLYYGSFVLAVPIFCMVIEFMGVVTKDKAMAKRYDQLAYDFIKISLTAYSLTAILGGILIFTFLTLYPAFFGYLSSIFRPVMHIYALMFVAESGTLYIYYYGWDKMREGFLKWIHLSLSVILNVIGTLLMFLANSWIGFMMSPAGVDEQGRYLGNIWHVIHTALWNPLNVHRILGNMAFGGGVVAAYAAYKFLASKTDEDRAHYDWMGYIAMALGVAFLIPLPFAGYWLMREVYAYRQQMGITLMGGLLAWLFIIQATMIGILFLSTNYYLWQALGRMRGAEKYQRYIKYLVFVLCCGYLVFITPHTIVMTPAELKAMGGQQHPVLGNYGVMSAKNGGINVIITTTILSFVWYMRGNKVSTVSWSKFGNIFMGIFFGCAYFNIIGLAVLGYYIPANVRVGLSVPQVATTLSCLFFMFALNSFMMKGAKQMGPIEWGKISARSQYALIMLATAFTWMMGLMGYIRSSVRLFWHVNEIMRDNSPWAYTHTVGFAANMISFNVLFFWISILFVFWLGSLGIKKAPVEAKAGVPGGAPQPAGGH; from the coding sequence ATGGGTTTAGTAGCCGGGAAGAAGTTGTTCTCAATCATGGCGCTGTGCGCGATGATTGGCCTTCTCCTGCTCCCCATCGCCGTATCGCTTCCGTCACTGGCTATGGGCACCGATGCGCCCGATGCGGTGAAGAAGGATGGTGAGGCGAAGGTTGAGAAGGGGAGAGACGTCTATTATAAGACGGAAGGTATCGTGGCCGGTGCCCCTGCGCCGAAGACTGTCGATGGTCCTCGGGATTATCCTCGGTACAATTTCGAGAGCCGCGTGTTGCTCTGGTTTGCGAATCAGCAGCACCTCTATTACGGAAGTTTCGTGCTCGCGGTTCCGATTTTCTGCATGGTCATTGAGTTCATGGGGGTGGTGACGAAGGATAAGGCGATGGCGAAGCGGTATGACCAGCTCGCCTATGACTTCATCAAGATCAGTTTGACGGCCTATTCGCTGACCGCCATCCTGGGCGGTATCCTGATCTTCACCTTCCTGACGCTCTATCCTGCATTCTTCGGCTATCTCTCTAGCATCTTCCGCCCGGTCATGCATATCTATGCATTGATGTTTGTGGCGGAGAGCGGCACCCTCTACATCTATTATTACGGCTGGGACAAGATGCGGGAAGGGTTCCTCAAGTGGATTCACTTGAGCCTGTCCGTGATCTTGAACGTGATCGGCACCCTGCTCATGTTCCTGGCGAACTCCTGGATCGGCTTCATGATGTCGCCTGCCGGCGTCGATGAACAGGGCCGGTACCTGGGGAACATCTGGCACGTCATCCATACCGCACTCTGGAACCCGCTCAATGTGCACCGCATTTTGGGTAACATGGCGTTCGGCGGCGGTGTCGTGGCGGCCTACGCGGCCTATAAGTTCCTGGCGTCCAAGACGGATGAAGACCGCGCCCACTACGATTGGATGGGGTATATCGCCATGGCGCTCGGCGTGGCTTTCTTGATCCCCTTGCCATTCGCCGGTTATTGGCTGATGCGCGAAGTGTATGCCTATCGTCAGCAGATGGGCATTACGCTCATGGGCGGTCTCTTGGCCTGGCTCTTCATCATTCAAGCCACCATGATCGGTATTCTCTTCTTGAGCACCAATTACTATCTCTGGCAGGCGCTCGGTCGGATGCGCGGTGCGGAGAAGTATCAACGGTACATTAAGTATCTCGTGTTCGTGCTTTGTTGCGGCTACCTGGTGTTCATTACCCCCCACACGATCGTCATGACTCCCGCTGAGCTCAAGGCGATGGGCGGGCAGCAGCACCCGGTGCTGGGTAACTATGGCGTCATGTCGGCCAAGAATGGTGGTATCAACGTCATTATCACCACCACCATTCTCAGCTTCGTCTGGTACATGCGAGGCAATAAGGTCTCGACGGTATCCTGGTCGAAGTTCGGCAATATTTTCATGGGCATCTTCTTCGGTTGCGCCTATTTCAATATTATCGGGCTCGCGGTCCTCGGCTATTACATTCCAGCCAACGTGCGGGTCGGTTTGTCGGTGCCTCAGGTGGCGACGACCTTGTCCTGCCTCTTCTTCATGTTTGCGCTCAACAGCTTCATGATGAAGGGCGCCAAGCAGATGGGGCCCATCGAGTGGGGCAAGATTTCCGCTCGATCACAGTATGCCTTGATCATGCTCGCGACGGCCTTTACCTGGATGATGGGGTTGATGGGCTACATTCGCTCATCGGTTCGGTTGTTCTGGCACGTGAATGAGATCATGCGCGATAACTCTCCCTGGGCCTATACCCATACGGTGGGATTCGCGGCGAACATGATTTCCTTTAATGTGTTGTTCTTCTGGATCAGCATCCTCTTTGTCTTCTGGCTCGGCAGCCTCGGGATAAAGAAGGCGCCAGTTGAAGCGAAGGCAGGGGTTCCAGGCGGCGCACCGCAGCCAGCTGGGGGCCACTAA
- a CDS encoding glycosyltransferase family 9 protein, which yields MTRTIVIIHPGSLGDVLLAVPSMIRLRNRFPTHRLMLCAQDQVAQLLLACGIIDEWTSVQGRACSDLFAGVDSDRRQLQAWLEVCDLAIGWMEDRDGTLSERLRRVGAREAVVRSPFSPTIQAIHQRDRFLEAIQEAPSDGGGTALLTVPEPLLHLGQVCLNDAGFPVGSLLVVIHPGSGSAHKCVAPEVLASVVAAIQTSGAIPVILEGPADREPAERLMQSCVSSPIVLKGLDLLTLAGVLAQASLFVGQDSGVTHLAGLIGVRTVALFGPTDPARWAPSGTKVTVLQGAPCLCQSWNDVSRCEGKPCLKVSQTHLEAVCLAHLREAASR from the coding sequence GTGACACGAACGATCGTCATCATCCATCCCGGCAGCCTTGGCGATGTGCTTTTGGCTGTTCCCTCCATGATTCGGTTGCGCAACCGCTTCCCCACCCATAGGCTGATGCTCTGTGCGCAGGATCAGGTCGCGCAGCTGCTTCTCGCCTGTGGCATCATTGATGAGTGGACCTCTGTGCAGGGACGAGCCTGTTCGGACTTGTTCGCCGGGGTGGACTCGGACAGGAGGCAGTTACAGGCCTGGCTGGAGGTCTGCGATCTTGCCATTGGCTGGATGGAGGATCGCGATGGGACCTTGAGCGAGAGGCTCAGGAGGGTCGGCGCTCGAGAGGCGGTCGTGCGGTCTCCCTTCTCGCCCACGATTCAGGCAATCCATCAACGTGACCGGTTTCTTGAAGCGATTCAGGAGGCGCCGTCTGATGGCGGGGGGACTGCCCTGTTGACGGTGCCGGAGCCGCTTCTCCATCTTGGGCAAGTCTGTCTTAACGATGCAGGATTCCCGGTCGGATCGCTGCTCGTCGTCATTCATCCCGGGAGTGGCAGCGCTCATAAATGTGTGGCGCCTGAGGTCTTGGCCTCTGTTGTGGCCGCCATCCAGACCTCCGGGGCGATCCCAGTGATTCTGGAAGGACCGGCAGACCGTGAGCCAGCCGAGCGGCTGATGCAGTCTTGCGTAAGCTCACCGATCGTCCTGAAGGGCCTGGATCTTCTCACTCTGGCCGGGGTGCTGGCCCAGGCGAGCCTTTTTGTCGGGCAGGACTCAGGCGTCACCCATCTGGCAGGTCTGATAGGGGTGCGGACGGTGGCTTTGTTTGGGCCGACCGACCCGGCTCGTTGGGCTCCCAGCGGAACCAAGGTCACAGTGCTGCAGGGCGCACCCTGTCTTTGCCAGTCGTGGAACGATGTCAGTCGGTGTGAGGGAAAGCCTTGTCTCAAGGTCTCGCAGACCCATCTTGAGGCAGTCTGTCTGGCTCACCTTAGAGAGGCCGCATCTCGATAG
- a CDS encoding cytochrome c, which yields MKALMSVGALIGAIGILLLAGMILDIVPSNTVRLVEGYMPMQVLFELTLFVAGFTGLSYMLGTMGMAFPRFWQGIAFWCFILLYLKFRVYPPIPFSVRAMYGTVSLVAVFMWVSANEEDWKKFKQPIMNILDAQSGVNKLLRYAYLVLLPILIGGFSYNAMVPKSEEPIELRTVHPAPPASTKVHGKTYTLQTSQNPYRVNLEGKFDQEYSNANIVEQGMGRLMKPNANPWDKDAQGYLKYVREGGEIFFQNCHFCHGDNLNGRGLHAFAFNPIPANFTDPGTIAQLQETFIFWRVAKGGIGLPNEGFPWASVMPPWEQHLTVDEIWKVILFEYWHTGYYPRTWD from the coding sequence ATGAAAGCATTAATGTCAGTCGGGGCACTCATAGGAGCAATTGGAATACTCCTGCTTGCCGGAATGATTCTGGATATCGTTCCGTCAAATACCGTGCGCCTGGTCGAAGGCTACATGCCCATGCAAGTGCTCTTTGAACTCACGCTGTTTGTGGCGGGGTTTACAGGGTTAAGCTACATGTTGGGCACCATGGGAATGGCGTTCCCTCGCTTCTGGCAGGGGATTGCCTTTTGGTGTTTCATCCTCCTGTACCTGAAGTTCCGCGTCTACCCGCCGATTCCTTTCAGTGTTCGCGCCATGTACGGGACGGTCTCACTCGTCGCCGTCTTTATGTGGGTCTCTGCGAACGAGGAAGATTGGAAGAAGTTCAAACAGCCGATCATGAACATCTTGGATGCCCAGAGTGGGGTGAACAAGCTGTTGCGGTATGCCTATCTGGTCCTGTTGCCGATTCTGATCGGCGGCTTCTCCTACAACGCGATGGTCCCGAAATCAGAGGAGCCGATCGAGTTGAGGACGGTGCATCCTGCGCCGCCAGCCAGCACGAAGGTGCATGGAAAGACCTACACGCTGCAAACGTCGCAGAATCCTTATCGCGTGAACCTTGAAGGCAAGTTCGATCAAGAGTACAGCAACGCGAATATTGTGGAGCAGGGTATGGGCCGGTTGATGAAACCGAATGCCAACCCCTGGGATAAGGATGCGCAAGGGTACCTCAAGTATGTGCGTGAGGGCGGAGAGATCTTCTTTCAGAATTGCCATTTCTGCCACGGCGATAACCTGAACGGACGTGGTCTCCATGCCTTCGCGTTCAACCCGATTCCGGCAAACTTTACGGATCCGGGAACGATTGCACAATTACAGGAAACGTTCATTTTCTGGCGCGTAGCCAAGGGTGGAATCGGGTTGCCGAACGAAGGGTTCCCCTGGGCCTCCGTGATGCCACCGTGGGAACAGCACCTGACGGTAGATGAAATCTGGAAAGTGATTTTGTTCGAATATTGGCACACGGGGTATTATCCCCGGACCTGGGACTAA